Part of the Brevibacillus brevis genome is shown below.
CGAAGGAGATCTGGCGGCCTACTGCCCGGAGCTGGGAGCTGCCTTTCCCCTTCATTATTTCGCGGTACATAGAGAGTGGGTCAGCGAAGAGTGGCTGGATGGTCACGGCCCGGTTCTGCCGCCTGTCGTCATTGACAGCGCCGAGCAGCACTTGGGAGTCGAAGCTTCCGAGTATGCGATCGTACCGATGCATCCGTGGCAGGCCGATTACGTGTCGCAGCTGCCGGAATTCCAGTCGTTGCAGCATCGCGGCTATATCGTTAGCCTCGGACAGCTCGGGCCCTTTCTGTACCCGACGTCCTCGGTCCGCACGGTCTGGGATCCGGAGGGAGGGTACGGATACAAGCTGCCGCTGCATGTTCGGATCACCAATTTGCTGCGGGAAAACACGGAGGAACAGGTACGCCGGACGATGGATGGGGCGAAAGTGATTCACCACCTGAAAGCAGAGCTCGAAACGGACTCCTTTCAGATTCTGTCTGAAACAGGATACGTGAGCGTCCGTCTCGGAGCATCCGAATCCAGCACGTTTTCCCCGGCGCTGACCGTCCTGCATCGTCCGATGGCAGTGGACACTACTTCGACCTACGTCATGGCCTCTTTGCTGGAATGCTTTCCGGGCGAGGCGGAACCGAAGCTGATCCAGGCGATGAGGCAGAGTACTTCCGGCCGGGTGCCTGACCTGAAGATCTGGCTGGGACGCTATCTGGAAATCTCCTTGCTTCCCCAGCTCCGCCTGTTTGCGCAATTCGGAATCGGCTTCGAGGCCCATCTGCAAAACTCCTTGCTTTCCCTAAAGAACGGCCTGCCGCATTGCTACTACGTACGCGATCTCGAAGGAGTCAGCATCGTTCGTCACCTGGCTGAAGAGGCAGGCTGGATCGACACCCTCGTCTCTCGCGACAGTGCCGTCCTGTACGACGAGTCGGAAGTGTGGAGGAGGATCCAATACTATCTCCTCGTCAACCATTTGGGGTCGCTGCTTCATGTGATTGCCGCCTACCTAGGCGAAGGAGAGGAGCGCTGCTGGCAGGTCGTCCGAGAGCTTTTGCTTCGTGAACAGGCAGGTGCGAGCGGGAGGCTCTTCTCTTGCATAGACGATCTGCTCCATGCAGAAACCTTGCCGGCAAAAGCGAACTTCCTCAGTTGCTTTCTCGATCGGGGGGAGAGGCCGCTGTTTATCGGGATTCGAAATCCGCTGAAAGCGTAGCGAAACCCTCGAGCTCCTCCAGCCGTTGCCAAAGCCCCGCGATCGACCCGTTCCAGTCGTCTCGGGGTACGTGAGAAAGGAATGTGTCGCCGCCGTGGAAAAGTGGAAGCGAAACTTGTTTATCTTGTACGTCGGCCAATTCCTGGCTATGGCGTCGCTGAGCTGTGTGACGCCGTTTTTGCCTCTTTATCTGCAGGATATGGGAATGAGAAACCACGATGAGGTGGTCATGTGGTCGGGGCTGATTTATGGGGCGAATTTGCTGACCGCCTTCGTTTTTGCACCGCTCTGGGGCAAACTCGCCGATCGCTACGGCCGAAAGCTGATGATCGTCCGTTCCGGCCTCGGGATGGCCATCACCATTACGCTGATGGGAGTGGCGACCAGCCCTGTCCACCTCTTGCTCCTGCGCCTGGTAAACGGGGTGTTGTCCGGCTTCGGACCGGCCGCTGTCGCTTTGACTGCCACAAACACCCCAAAGGAAAAAAGCGGCTACGCGCTGGGCATTTTGCATTCGGGCTCGGTGGCAGGTACGATTTGCGGTCCGCTGATGGGAGGGTTGCTGGCAGACGAGTTCGGCTTCCGTGCCGTTTTTTTCTCGACCGGAGGCTGTATCCTCGTCGCAACGCTCATTGTGATTTTCTGGGTGAGGGAGCATTTCGAGAAGATCGAGCCGACTGAAGAGCGTACTGCCTTCGTGCAAGACTTCAAGCGCATTGTCTCTCAAAAGCCAATCGGCTCTCTGATCGTCTCCGCAGCGATTGTCCGTACAGCCATGATCGGCACGCTCCCATTGATCCCACTGTACGTTCAGCTATTGGCGCCGAACCAGGAAAACGTGGTCGTCTTTGCGGGGATCACTGCGGCGGCTATGGGGATCGCGAATATGATCACGGCGCCGCAGCTCGGGAAGCTGGGAGATCGGATCGGCTCCCACCGTGTATTCTTCGCTGCGGTAGGCGGGGCGATCTTGTTTTCCATCCCGCAGGCGTTTGTCCAGCATCTGTGGCAGCTCATCGTCCTGCGCTTTTGCACCGGGGCGTGCCTCGGCGGACTGATGCCTTCCGTCAATGTGCTGATTCGGCATTACGCGCCTGCCGGAATGGAGAGCCGCACGTACAGTTACGTGAATTGCGCCTGCTTTCTGGGCGGTTTGGCGGGATCGTTCGGCATGGGAGCCATTGCCTCCGGGTTTGGCCTGCCGATGATCTTTTTCTGTTCGGCGGGGCTCTTGTTCATCACGTTGGTCTGGATGAAATGGGCCGTCTATCCGCAGATCGGCCGGGTGGAGCAAGTCAAGCGATTAGACAGTGAAAAAATGGCAAAGTGAGGTGTGTCCATGATTACGCGTGAAGGGATTCAGCCGGATTTGTCCAAGATTGGCGAAAGGGTCCAGGATCGGGTTTTGTGCCAACTGATCGAAGCCGTAGCATACGAGGAAATCATTCTCCCCCGGGAGCTGCTGTTTCCAGGCGGCATGATGGGAGGACGGGTTGCGATTCCGGGAAAAACCAAGCTCGGAGAATCAGTCGACTACGTGTTTGAGGGCAAGCGGCAATTTACATTCGACCGGATTCGGGTGCGAAGAGGGACGGTAAGGCGCCGGGATTCTCGCGGCATGCAGACGGCAGCCACGCTGCCGCTGTTCGTCCAGGAAGTGCTGGGCCAAGTGCTGCCCGATGAGCGTCTGGCAATACTGCTGGATGAGCTGGAGCAGACGCTGGTGAAGGACATCCAGGCGCAAATGCACAGGGCTGCTGCTCCAGCGTCCCGCAACGAACCGACCTACGACGAGTGGGAAAGCCTTCTGGACGGACATCCCTACCATCCTTGCTACAAGTCGCGCATCGGTTTTCATTTGCGGGAAAACCAGCTGTACGGCCCGGAGTTCCAGGCGGATCTGCGGCCCATCTGGCTGGCGGTAGCGAAGACCGACAGTGTTCTTTCCTCTCTGGACGGCATCGATTATGTGGCGCTTGTCAAGGAGGAACTGGGGAGCGAGACCTTTGCGGCGTTTGCCGCCAGACTGCGCGAGAGAGGACTGGAGGAAGCGGACTACTGGCTGATGCCTGTCCACCCCTGGCAGTGGGAAAACGTCGTTCTTCCCGTTTTTCACTCGCAGCTGGCCGACCAGACGATCGTCATGCTCGGGACGGGAGAAGACGTGTACCGCGCCCAACAGTCCATTCGCAGCTGGGCCAATGCCACCGCTCCCGAAAAGTCGTATCTCAAGCTGGCACTCGGCATCACAAATACGTCGACCAAGCGGATGCTGGCCAAGCATACGGTGTTGAATGCGCCGCTCGTCACGAACTGGCTGCTCGCTCTGGCACAGGAGGACGAGACGATCCAAGAGCTCGGCGTTCAGTTCCTGGGCGAATTTGCCGGAATCACGTACGAGTATGAAAAGCTTCCTGCCGCCGCTCAGTTGCAGGCCTATGGAAGCCTCGGCGTCATCTGGAGGCAAAGCGTGCATCGCTTTGTAGATGCGGAGGAACAAGCACTCCCGTTTCACGCGCTCAGCCTGATGGTTCGGCAGGAGCCGGCGATCTCCCCATGGATCGGCAAGTATGGTCTGGAAGGGTGGACACGCCGACTGCTTGATGTGACGGTCACGCCTTTGATCCATATGCTGTATGCCCACGGGCTGGCTCTGGAATCCCATGCCCAAAACATCATCCTGATCCACCGAGACGGCTGGCCAGCGCGTGTGGCCCTCAAAGATTTTCACGATGGCGTACGGTTCTCCAAGGGACATCTGCCAAGGCCGGACGTTTGCCCCGACCTTCACAGGGAACCCGCCCATCATCGGGCAATCAACCGACATTCGTATATGCAGACCGACGATCTTCCAGCGGTCAAAGACTTTTTGCACAGTGCGTTTTTCTTCGTCTGCCTCGGCGAGCTGTCCATTTTTTTGGCGGAGTCTTACGGGCTGCCGGAAGAGGCGTTTTGGAAAATGGTTGCGGACGTCATCTATCGCTACCAGGAAGAACACCCGCAGTATCGGCAGGCCTACGACTGGTATGATTTGTTCTCGGAAACGATCATGGTCGAACAGCTAGCGCGAAGAAGAATGTGGAAGAATGCGGAAGTGGAGCCCAAGCCAGTGCCCAATCCGCTGTACCATTACCGAAGAAGGCGAGGAGGCGAAGCATGAGGATGAATGCGACAGGGAGCGATGCGGAAAGGCTCGTCATGGAGGATCTGGTCAATGCGCTGCTGGCGGAGCAGTTTTTCCTTGGGCTTCCAGATGCGGAGCTGTTGTCTCCGGAAGCGTGGCTGGCAACAGCTCCATGCCGTCCCGTGCTGCAAGCCCTGCGAGACTGCTTGGGAGCATCGTTGGATCAGGCTTACGTTTTCCATTGGAATTGCGGAGAGGAAGTAGAAGGAACGATTGTTTTTCCGTTGGAACCCGCAATCGTTCAGCCGTACCGTTTCAAGGCTGAGCTTGGACTGTATGAAGCGAGCCTGGATGAGCGCCATCACGTTATGCTCCAAAAGCTCGGACCGAAGGAGCTGATGGTGCGTTTGCGTGAGCGTTACGAGAGTCAGCCCGGCATCATCGATCCGGCCAGTCTCGAACAGTTTTTGCACATGCTGGAGGGGACGCTGCTGCAAACCTCTTGGTCGCTGGAAAACGAACTGCCCGAGCAGGTGCTTTCAGCTCCATCTTCCACCGCATTTTTGCAGGCGGAGAAGAAGGCCGCTTTCCGCGATCGCCCGTTTCACCCCGTATCCAAGGTCAAGCTGGGATGGGGGAAGGATGAGTGCCGCAGCTATACGGTGGAGTACGGCGGCCAGATTACTCTGCATTGGATGGCGGTGCATCGAGAGCGGTTGATTTGCGGCCAGCCCCAGGCTGCTGCTCCGATGACTCTGTTGCTTTCGGAAAAGGAACGCAACCCCATCCTTGAGGAAATGAACGAAAAAGGACTGGATCCGGAAAGCTTCGTTCTGCTTCCTGTCCATCCGTGGCAAATGGAGAACGTACTGCCTGGGCACCTGGCGAAGGAGATCAAAGAGGGGATTTGCATACCGCTGCGTGCGCAAGCCGGCGCATTCTCCGCCACCTCGTCGGTTCGCTCGTTGCTACCTGCCGACGCCGGCAGTCACCACGTCAAGCTGCCCCTGGGGATTCGCTCTTTGGGTGGGCTGCGCTACCTATCTGCGGTCAAGCTGATGAACGGCCAACGTGCGGAACAGCTGCTGAGGAAGGCCGTAGAAGGGGATGACGTACTGAACAAGCGACTGTTCTTGTGCGACGAGACGAACTGGTGGGCCTATTTGCCGGAGAACCGCGATTTGTTTGCAGACTCGCCGCGCCATCTGTCCGCGCTCGTTCGGCAGTATCCGGCTGCATGGATGGAAGACCCGAACATTCGCCTGGTACCGATGTCGGCTTTGGCTGTATGCGGGAGAGGCGAAGCCGGGCACTTGTTTGACGAATGGCTGGCGCTCATCGGGGAAAGGCGGAGCGAATCGGCGATTCATCAGCTGCTGCGCGAAGTCATCCAGCCGTTCTTTGACGTGTGCGTCCGCCTGTTCGCACGCGGGATGATGCCGGAGGTTCACGGGCAAAACGCGGTGCTGGTCTGGCGGGAAGGCAAGATCATCGGGCTGCTGCTGCGCGATCACGATTCGCTCCGGGTGCACGTTCCTTGGCTGCTGGGCAATGGTTTGGAGGATCCGAAGTACACCTTGCGTCCCGGAGTGCCAGAGTCGCTTTACCA
Proteins encoded:
- a CDS encoding IucA/IucC family protein; translation: MAGQQTDTTVSLRSAELAEQATVRAVLNSYVRETGAANLHADGAFLLALRSVGKTIRGTLTYVSLIGQHGYGPHFYEVGPDGRDRLLGTAELIELLLEELSVRAEGGLRKALVNQMKERIENSRRKMGIYVDHVMSQHRQAGDTFDCIRSEQSLYFGHPFHPYPKSTEGFAEGDLAAYCPELGAAFPLHYFAVHREWVSEEWLDGHGPVLPPVVIDSAEQHLGVEASEYAIVPMHPWQADYVSQLPEFQSLQHRGYIVSLGQLGPFLYPTSSVRTVWDPEGGYGYKLPLHVRITNLLRENTEEQVRRTMDGAKVIHHLKAELETDSFQILSETGYVSVRLGASESSTFSPALTVLHRPMAVDTTSTYVMASLLECFPGEAEPKLIQAMRQSTSGRVPDLKIWLGRYLEISLLPQLRLFAQFGIGFEAHLQNSLLSLKNGLPHCYYVRDLEGVSIVRHLAEEAGWIDTLVSRDSAVLYDESEVWRRIQYYLLVNHLGSLLHVIAAYLGEGEERCWQVVRELLLREQAGASGRLFSCIDDLLHAETLPAKANFLSCFLDRGERPLFIGIRNPLKA
- a CDS encoding MFS transporter, whose translation is MEKWKRNLFILYVGQFLAMASLSCVTPFLPLYLQDMGMRNHDEVVMWSGLIYGANLLTAFVFAPLWGKLADRYGRKLMIVRSGLGMAITITLMGVATSPVHLLLLRLVNGVLSGFGPAAVALTATNTPKEKSGYALGILHSGSVAGTICGPLMGGLLADEFGFRAVFFSTGGCILVATLIVIFWVREHFEKIEPTEERTAFVQDFKRIVSQKPIGSLIVSAAIVRTAMIGTLPLIPLYVQLLAPNQENVVVFAGITAAAMGIANMITAPQLGKLGDRIGSHRVFFAAVGGAILFSIPQAFVQHLWQLIVLRFCTGACLGGLMPSVNVLIRHYAPAGMESRTYSYVNCACFLGGLAGSFGMGAIASGFGLPMIFFCSAGLLFITLVWMKWAVYPQIGRVEQVKRLDSEKMAK
- a CDS encoding IucA/IucC family protein; the encoded protein is MITREGIQPDLSKIGERVQDRVLCQLIEAVAYEEIILPRELLFPGGMMGGRVAIPGKTKLGESVDYVFEGKRQFTFDRIRVRRGTVRRRDSRGMQTAATLPLFVQEVLGQVLPDERLAILLDELEQTLVKDIQAQMHRAAAPASRNEPTYDEWESLLDGHPYHPCYKSRIGFHLRENQLYGPEFQADLRPIWLAVAKTDSVLSSLDGIDYVALVKEELGSETFAAFAARLRERGLEEADYWLMPVHPWQWENVVLPVFHSQLADQTIVMLGTGEDVYRAQQSIRSWANATAPEKSYLKLALGITNTSTKRMLAKHTVLNAPLVTNWLLALAQEDETIQELGVQFLGEFAGITYEYEKLPAAAQLQAYGSLGVIWRQSVHRFVDAEEQALPFHALSLMVRQEPAISPWIGKYGLEGWTRRLLDVTVTPLIHMLYAHGLALESHAQNIILIHRDGWPARVALKDFHDGVRFSKGHLPRPDVCPDLHREPAHHRAINRHSYMQTDDLPAVKDFLHSAFFFVCLGELSIFLAESYGLPEEAFWKMVADVIYRYQEEHPQYRQAYDWYDLFSETIMVEQLARRRMWKNAEVEPKPVPNPLYHYRRRRGGEA
- a CDS encoding IucA/IucC family protein, with the translated sequence MRMNATGSDAERLVMEDLVNALLAEQFFLGLPDAELLSPEAWLATAPCRPVLQALRDCLGASLDQAYVFHWNCGEEVEGTIVFPLEPAIVQPYRFKAELGLYEASLDERHHVMLQKLGPKELMVRLRERYESQPGIIDPASLEQFLHMLEGTLLQTSWSLENELPEQVLSAPSSTAFLQAEKKAAFRDRPFHPVSKVKLGWGKDECRSYTVEYGGQITLHWMAVHRERLICGQPQAAAPMTLLLSEKERNPILEEMNEKGLDPESFVLLPVHPWQMENVLPGHLAKEIKEGICIPLRAQAGAFSATSSVRSLLPADAGSHHVKLPLGIRSLGGLRYLSAVKLMNGQRAEQLLRKAVEGDDVLNKRLFLCDETNWWAYLPENRDLFADSPRHLSALVRQYPAAWMEDPNIRLVPMSALAVCGRGEAGHLFDEWLALIGERRSESAIHQLLREVIQPFFDVCVRLFARGMMPEVHGQNAVLVWREGKIIGLLLRDHDSLRVHVPWLLGNGLEDPKYTLRPGVPESLYHQTPESLLSFFQMLGIHVNSYAIIECLSRHYGLGEDKLWQTLQECLEAAVSQATLAEEVQAVLQQELFGKATWPWKQIIRPLLKHHAKVPSSMPYGKGEAPNPFHAKARVFT